One part of the Lapillicoccus jejuensis genome encodes these proteins:
- a CDS encoding ABC transporter ATP-binding protein → MSTGRAIRTLGLVHLYRTEGYDVAALSGVDLVVGAGEVVGLLGPSGSGKSTLLALLGGLFRPSAGKIFVGDHELSALGPAALDAFLARETSLMLQGAQRNLVPYLSVRENVVFAQEAARRLGADVVGVGDTLALVGATGFADERPAHLSQGQLQRAALAVAMAPRPGVLLADEPTSALDRSARDQVLDAVLRVNAELGTTVVLVTHDPDVARRLPRTVTIRDGRIGGEGRSGEEYAVVTADGFVPLPAAVRESLPPGTLLHFEQDGGRWVVVPEVRGEEPGPG, encoded by the coding sequence ATGAGCACGGGTCGCGCGATCCGCACCCTGGGGCTGGTCCACCTCTACCGCACGGAGGGGTACGACGTCGCCGCCCTCTCCGGGGTCGACCTCGTCGTCGGGGCGGGCGAGGTCGTCGGGCTGCTCGGGCCGTCGGGGTCGGGCAAGTCGACCCTGCTCGCCCTGCTCGGCGGGCTCTTCCGGCCCAGCGCGGGCAAGATCTTCGTCGGCGACCACGAGCTGTCGGCGCTCGGCCCGGCCGCCCTCGACGCCTTCCTGGCCCGCGAGACCTCGCTCATGCTCCAGGGTGCGCAGCGCAACCTCGTGCCCTACCTGTCGGTGCGCGAGAACGTCGTCTTCGCCCAGGAGGCGGCGCGCCGGCTCGGTGCCGACGTCGTGGGGGTGGGGGACACCCTGGCCCTGGTGGGGGCGACCGGGTTCGCCGACGAGCGGCCCGCGCACCTGTCCCAGGGGCAGCTGCAGCGGGCGGCGCTGGCCGTCGCCATGGCGCCGCGGCCGGGCGTGCTCCTCGCGGACGAACCGACCAGCGCGCTGGACCGCAGCGCCCGGGACCAGGTCCTCGACGCAGTGCTGCGGGTCAACGCCGAGCTGGGGACGACCGTCGTCCTCGTCACCCACGACCCCGACGTCGCCCGGCGGCTGCCGAGGACGGTGACCATCCGCGACGGCCGGATCGGCGGCGAGGGTCGCAGCGGCGAGGAGTACGCCGTCGTCACGGCCGACGGGTTCGTCCCGCTGCCGGCGGCGGTGCGCGAGTCGCTGCCCCCCGGCACCCTCCTGCACTTCGAGCAGGACGGCGGCCGGTGGGTCGTCGTCCCCGAGGTCAGGGGCGAGGAGCCGGGTCCGGGCTGA
- a CDS encoding substrate-binding domain-containing protein — MTTRLRRALLAALAAALAVLVGSTGAQALSPVSGSGSTYVGVAMRKWVADGQTLGMSVNYTPSGSPTGLSLFNQSSVDFAGTEAEFASIGMAAPTRGYQYVPDVAGAVAIMYNINESSGRKVDYLHLDRRTVARIFIGEITKWDDPAIVATNRNIHFPSQPIRVVLRGNPSGTTALFYDFISTTLGAEYAARWAQYGCQGVQGRPVLIQCNTGFISNVVQFNDSDQIANYLATDSGKWSIGFDEFGYAKVYGTSTAWVQNAGGTYVLPYAQNISAALESARLRPDLSQDLSGVYGSTNPQAYPISAYSYIVTQCAPASSRPTCKGAYSDAGKSQTLAKWMSYIACDGQVSMAQLGYSPLPPNLSQEMANSVARLTGTAPTTLSAANCTNPRFRGSLGAGSTSPCDPFVCGAGAGSSTGGGGGTRGTGTSGAGSTTQGGTTGGTSGGRTAGGTTAGGNTTGGAASAAKGATGAPGATSAGGAAATSGGKVAAVAGQGGGAPVVALGGSDASTWQNPAPVKFDAAVPEDPFGWLPAVIVLVALLAPAFVVNRRRAKSGADLSPDPAPRP; from the coding sequence GTGACCACGCGACTGCGTCGTGCCCTGCTCGCCGCGCTGGCCGCGGCCCTCGCCGTCCTCGTCGGGAGCACCGGCGCCCAGGCCCTCTCCCCCGTCTCCGGCTCCGGGTCGACGTACGTCGGCGTGGCCATGCGCAAGTGGGTGGCCGACGGCCAGACCCTCGGCATGTCGGTCAACTACACCCCGTCCGGGTCCCCCACCGGGCTCAGCCTCTTCAACCAGTCGTCGGTCGACTTCGCCGGCACCGAGGCCGAGTTCGCGTCGATCGGGATGGCGGCCCCGACCCGCGGCTACCAGTACGTGCCGGACGTCGCCGGGGCGGTGGCGATCATGTACAACATCAACGAGAGCTCGGGGCGCAAGGTCGACTACCTGCACCTCGACCGACGCACCGTGGCGCGGATCTTCATCGGCGAGATCACGAAGTGGGACGACCCGGCGATCGTCGCGACGAACCGCAACATCCACTTCCCCTCGCAGCCGATCCGCGTCGTCCTGCGCGGCAACCCCTCGGGGACGACGGCGCTGTTCTACGACTTCATCTCCACGACCCTCGGCGCCGAGTACGCCGCGCGCTGGGCGCAGTACGGCTGCCAGGGCGTGCAGGGACGACCCGTGCTCATCCAGTGCAACACCGGCTTCATCTCCAACGTCGTGCAGTTCAACGACTCGGACCAGATCGCCAACTACCTCGCGACCGACAGCGGCAAGTGGTCGATCGGCTTCGACGAGTTCGGCTACGCCAAGGTCTACGGCACGTCGACCGCGTGGGTCCAGAACGCCGGCGGCACGTACGTCCTGCCCTACGCGCAGAACATCTCGGCGGCACTGGAGTCGGCGCGGCTGCGGCCCGACCTCAGCCAGGACCTGTCGGGCGTCTACGGCAGCACCAACCCGCAGGCCTACCCCATCTCGGCCTACTCGTACATCGTCACGCAGTGCGCCCCGGCGAGCAGCCGACCGACCTGCAAGGGCGCCTACTCCGACGCCGGCAAGAGCCAGACCCTCGCGAAGTGGATGAGCTACATCGCCTGCGACGGACAGGTGAGCATGGCGCAGCTCGGGTACTCGCCGCTGCCGCCCAACCTCAGCCAGGAGATGGCCAACTCGGTGGCGCGCCTCACCGGCACGGCCCCGACCACGCTGTCGGCGGCCAACTGCACCAACCCGCGGTTCCGGGGCTCGCTCGGCGCCGGGTCCACGAGCCCGTGCGACCCGTTCGTCTGCGGCGCGGGGGCCGGGTCCTCGACGGGGGGCGGGGGCGGGACCCGCGGCACCGGCACCTCCGGTGCGGGTTCGACGACCCAGGGCGGCACGACCGGGGGCACGAGCGGCGGGAGGACGGCCGGGGGGACGACGGCCGGCGGCAACACCACCGGCGGGGCGGCGTCCGCGGCCAAGGGCGCCACCGGGGCCCCCGGGGCCACCTCCGCCGGAGGCGCTGCAGCGACGTCCGGGGGCAAGGTCGCGGCGGTCGCAGGTCAGGGCGGCGGGGCCCCCGTCGTCGCGCTCGGCGGCAGCGACGCCTCCACCTGGCAGAACCCTGCTCCGGTGAAGTTCGACGCCGCCGTCCCCGAGGACCCGTTCGGCTGGCTGCCCGCCGTCATCGTCCTCGTCGCGCTCCTCGCCCCCGCGTTCGTCGTGAACCGGCGCCGGGCGAAGAGCGGGGCCGACCTCAGCCCGGACCCGGCTCCTCGCCCCTGA
- a CDS encoding phosphate ABC transporter ATP-binding protein — protein MTGGPPPGAAAVEAVDVCAWFGDRLVLEGVDLVMPENRVTALIGPSGCGKSTFLRILNRMHELVPSATLSGEVLLDGEDIYARTMRAQQVRARVGMVFQKPNPFPAMSIRDNVLSGLKLGGLGCSDKDALVEQSLERAGLWREVRDRLDAPGGALSGGQQQRLCIARSLAVRPNVLLMDEPCSALDPTSTRRIEDTIQQLSQDVTVIIVTHNMQQAQRVSDFCAFFLAAENEPGRVIEHGWTSDVFERPVDRRTEDYVNGRFG, from the coding sequence GTGACCGGGGGTCCGCCCCCCGGCGCCGCCGCCGTCGAGGCGGTCGACGTCTGCGCCTGGTTCGGCGACCGGCTCGTCCTCGAGGGCGTCGACCTCGTCATGCCGGAGAACAGGGTCACCGCCCTCATCGGCCCGTCCGGCTGCGGCAAGTCGACCTTCCTGCGCATCCTCAACCGGATGCACGAGCTCGTACCGAGCGCCACGCTCTCGGGCGAGGTGCTGCTCGACGGCGAGGACATCTACGCCCGGACGATGCGGGCGCAACAGGTGCGCGCCCGGGTCGGCATGGTCTTCCAGAAGCCGAACCCGTTCCCCGCCATGAGCATCCGCGACAACGTGCTGTCCGGTCTCAAGCTCGGCGGCCTGGGCTGCTCGGACAAGGACGCGCTGGTCGAGCAGAGCCTCGAGCGGGCGGGGCTGTGGCGCGAGGTGCGTGACCGGCTCGACGCACCGGGTGGCGCGCTCTCCGGCGGTCAGCAGCAGCGTCTGTGCATCGCCCGGTCGCTGGCCGTGCGTCCCAACGTGCTGCTCATGGACGAACCCTGCTCGGCGCTCGACCCGACCTCCACCCGCCGGATCGAGGACACCATCCAGCAGCTGTCCCAGGACGTCACCGTCATCATCGTCACCCACAACATGCAGCAGGCCCAGCGCGTCTCGGACTTCTGCGCCTTCTTCCTGGCCGCCGAGAACGAGCCCGGCCGGGTCATCGAGCACGGCTGGACGTCCGACGTCTTCGAGCGGCCGGTCGACCGGCGGACCGAGGACTACGTCAACGGCCGCTTCGGCTGA